ATAACACAAAAAATGATTGATGAAAACGGGGTTTCCCAAGAAACAGCAATAAAAAAAATTGACAATATAATTAAAAACGGGGTTTTAGTGGCTCATAATGCGACATTCGATTTTAGTTTTTTACAACAATTTTTTAAAAAACATTTAAAAAAAACTTTAAAAAACTCAATTATTGACACACTTGAAGTAAGCCGATTTTTAAGTCCAAATGAAAAAAGTCACAGTCTTAAAAATATCGCAAAAAGACTTGAAATCCAATATGATGATGAAATTGCCCACCGTGCGGATTATGATGCAAAAATTTTAACATCAATTTGAATAAATTTTTTAAACCTGCTCGGAAAACAAAATGTCTATGATTTAGAAACGCTTTCTAATATAAAAAGTTCAATTTTTGAACTTCGACCAGAAAAAGTTTTCCCCAAACAACTTACCATAATCGCAAAAAATCAAAGAGGTATTAAAAAATTATACAAATTAGTCTCGCTTGCAAATACCGAAAATTTAATTTCGCGACCATTAATTTTTTACGATCGACTAGAAAAAGACCCTGATTTATTAGTGGGTTCTGGTGGCCCAGAATCACTTTTGATTCAAACATTGTTATATTTTGGCCCTGAAAAAGTTAACAGTTTTTCACAAATTTTTGATTTTATTGAAATTCCTCCTCCTATCGCTTTTATTCATTTGGTAAAAAGAGGAATTTTTAGTCAAGAGCAAATTGAAGATGTAATACAAAAATTAATAGCTTTAGCAAGAGAACTTAAAATTCCTGCTGTTGCAATTGGCGATGTTCGCTATTGTCTGCCAAAGGAAAAAATTTTTTATGAACTTTATATTTATGCAAAAGCAGTCGGTGGCATAAATCATGTTTTATTTGATACCCGTGAAAAAGAAAGAGAAGATTTTAAAAACAGTCACATTTTTCCTGAAAAACATTTTTTTACAACTGATGAGTTAAAAAAACAATTCGAATTTTTAGAAAATTCTGAATTAATTGATGAAATTGTTGTTAAAAATTCGAATATAATTGCAAATTTAATAGTCCCTGATATTCAAATTATCAAAGCTGGCTTATACCCACCAACTTTTGATAAATCAGAAACTAAGCTAAAAGAGTTCGTCTATGAAAAGGCATATGAAAAATACGGAAATTATTTGCCTGAATTAATCGATAAAAGAATTAAAAATGAACTTGAACCAATAATTAACCACGGATTTCATGTTGTTTACTGAATTTCCAAACGCATTGTACAAGAAGCAAAAGCACAAGGGGCAATTGTTGACTCACGTGGGTCAGTTGGCTCATCATTTGTTGCTTTTCTAATAGGGATTACTGATGTTAACCCACTTTTAGCTCATTATTTATGTAATAATTGTCATAAAGTGGAATTCTCTGAATCTGAACAATTTTTATCTGGTTTTGATTTGCCAGATAAAAATTGTGAAAATTGCAATTACAGAATGGACAAAGACGGGCACAATATCCCATTTGAGACTTTTTTAGGATTTAATGCCGAAAAAGTCCCAGATATTGATCTTAATTTTTCAGGAGAGACACAATTAAAAATGCATGATTTTGTTCGCGATTTATTCGGAATTGATAAAACATTTAGAGCGGGCACAATTCTAACAAATGCGGAAAAAACTGTCTTTGGCTTAGCGCGTAAATTAGGTGAGTTTCGTGCGCGGCTTGATCCAAAATTTGATATTAATCATGAGGTTTCTTATTTTACAAATTCTTTTCTTGATTTTTTAGCAACAAAAGCTCAAGGAGTCAAAAGAACATCTGGAAAACATGCGGGAGGAATTATTGTAATCCCTCAAAATCAAGAAATTGAGGATTTTACACCAATTAATTTTCCGGCTAACAATGAAAAATCTGACTGAAAAACAACACATTTTGATTATAACGCACTTCATGATAACCTATTAAAACTGGACATTTTAGGACATGATGATCCAACAATTTTGCTCCATTTAGAAGAATTAACAAAAATAAAATCAGACCAAATCCCCAAAAGCGACCCTAAAATCTTATCCCTTTTTAGTTCCTGTAAGGAATTAGGAATAAAGCCGCAGCAAATTCTTGGCGAGATTACTGGCACAATTGGTATTCCTGAATTCGGAACCCCGTTTGTCCGAAAAATGCTCCAAAGTGCAAATGTTAAATCATTTGCTGACATTTTTGCAATTTGTGGTTTAGCACACGGAACCGGAGTATGGCAGGATAATGCGCAAGCACTAATAACCTCAAAAAAGCACTTAATTCATGATGTAATTTCTTGTCGGGACGATATTATGATCTATCTTTTGAAAAAAAATGTTGAGCATCGCAAAGCTTTTAATATTATGGAAAATGTAAGAAAAGGAAAAGGACTTGACGAATCAGATATAAAACTTTTAATGGGACAAAAAGTTCCAATTTGGTATATTGAATCATTGCAAAAAATTGGTTATTTGTTTCCAAAAGCACACGCAGTTGCTTATGCGATGAAAGCCTGAAAAATTGCTTATTTTAAACTTTATCACCCTCTTGCATTCTATTCTTCTTATTTTTCAATAAGGCCTGATGTCAAAGATATTGATACCTTGATTCAACCTGCTATAAAAATTGCTCAAAAAATTAATTTGCTTAATTCAAAAAAACTTTCCACCCAAAAAGGTTTACAGCAACTCAGCCCAAAAGAGAAAGACTTAATACCATTTTTAGAAATTAGTTTGGAGCTTAAAGCCCGGGGATTTGAAATTGAAAAGGTAAATCTTGAAAAATCAGATTCGCAAAAATGAATTGTTAATAAGGAAAATAACTCCTTAATTCCGCCTTTTATTGCCGTTGATGGCATTGGCGATATTAATGCGA
The sequence above is a segment of the Mesomycoplasma flocculare ATCC 27399 genome. Coding sequences within it:
- a CDS encoding PolC-type DNA polymerase III; protein product: MNPFKKFSQIINWQNPYDWDDVLIKEHDKKENSVINNDTEFSAIFRKTRLPKFKDLYAFTNLIEEINRKLEEINRKPKLFSCKIIFDFEIEQNYFNDNELLEYLNGIMKIISKNIDFFNNKEIIRAGDSRFKIIFSDKKDFNFLNQHQKKIKEMIKYFGLIHLDVDFILEEKQLLEDKLDLDLNAISKSIEHESIQTNKWKKTRISNFEFIELKFIRSHKNPNVQFDARIYKINPIKTKSGGIVLKIHLNNHDYTEAVSVSKFLRKNQSHNFKVGDLVNVKAQIKDTVSRFKFNVDLDLHDITKIKTSKFFPDEEIDNAKIKRVEISARTWKTTMDGISSANQYVEHALRNGYSAIGIADLDSVQAFPEFYNAVKATKIKPIYGSTFSVYHSKIEKVINFNGENHNLKAAKFVILDLETTGLSAYYNEIIEFGAIVFQNGIEIEKHQFFIKPSKNIPEVITKITGITQKMIDENGVSQETAIKKIDNIIKNGVLVAHNATFDFSFLQQFFKKHLKKTLKNSIIDTLEVSRFLSPNEKSHSLKNIAKRLEIQYDDEIAHRADYDAKILTSIWINFLNLLGKQNVYDLETLSNIKSSIFELRPEKVFPKQLTIIAKNQRGIKKLYKLVSLANTENLISRPLIFYDRLEKDPDLLVGSGGPESLLIQTLLYFGPEKVNSFSQIFDFIEIPPPIAFIHLVKRGIFSQEQIEDVIQKLIALARELKIPAVAIGDVRYCLPKEKIFYELYIYAKAVGGINHVLFDTREKEREDFKNSHIFPEKHFFTTDELKKQFEFLENSELIDEIVVKNSNIIANLIVPDIQIIKAGLYPPTFDKSETKLKEFVYEKAYEKYGNYLPELIDKRIKNELEPIINHGFHVVYWISKRIVQEAKAQGAIVDSRGSVGSSFVAFLIGITDVNPLLAHYLCNNCHKVEFSESEQFLSGFDLPDKNCENCNYRMDKDGHNIPFETFLGFNAEKVPDIDLNFSGETQLKMHDFVRDLFGIDKTFRAGTILTNAEKTVFGLARKLGEFRARLDPKFDINHEVSYFTNSFLDFLATKAQGVKRTSGKHAGGIIVIPQNQEIEDFTPINFPANNEKSDWKTTHFDYNALHDNLLKLDILGHDDPTILLHLEELTKIKSDQIPKSDPKILSLFSSCKELGIKPQQILGEITGTIGIPEFGTPFVRKMLQSANVKSFADIFAICGLAHGTGVWQDNAQALITSKKHLIHDVISCRDDIMIYLLKKNVEHRKAFNIMENVRKGKGLDESDIKLLMGQKVPIWYIESLQKIGYLFPKAHAVAYAMKAWKIAYFKLYHPLAFYSSYFSIRPDVKDIDTLIQPAIKIAQKINLLNSKKLSTQKGLQQLSPKEKDLIPFLEISLELKARGFEIEKVNLEKSDSQKWIVNKENNSLIPPFIAVDGIGDINARKIVQARNLRPFSSIEDFEFRTETNKTSMKKLKELGVFDNISKKAQVNLFE